From a region of the Polyangia bacterium genome:
- a CDS encoding ATP-binding protein, with protein MSRLRRLFSRMPIGVKLFVALFAVCAAVAAGMGVGVRISFERGFLSYVNRLEANRMAGLARRLSRLYRDGSGWGGIQEDRALWERLDGAPQAVRRPGAAREGAPGLSIFDASGALVAGSASPRPDALQADIVVDGKVVGTLFGMPLRQVTNQADLQFQQEQTRMNWVIAFGALLLAGAAAVLLSRALLSPLRRLADATGRLSAGDFSVQVPVDGEDEIGQLSRSFNGLAETLNRNDRMRRQFMADVTHELRTPLAVLRAEIEQLEDGLRAPTADALGSLRAEMDKLTRLVDDIQQLALSDVGVLRYFRERLDVTALVTEAIESWAPRLAAHHLTLRLAAGGDGPAARLLIDGDPARLEQVLGNLLENAERYVPAGGQVVVRCGRDGDRALIEIDDSGKSVSDAALARLFERFYREEASRSRTTGGAGLGLAICRTIVEAHSGTIVAARSTLGGLRIEIRLPLVSEVRG; from the coding sequence ATGAGTCGGTTGCGTCGGCTTTTCTCCCGGATGCCCATCGGCGTGAAGCTGTTCGTGGCGCTCTTCGCTGTCTGTGCGGCGGTGGCGGCGGGTATGGGCGTGGGTGTGCGGATCAGTTTCGAGCGCGGGTTTTTAAGTTACGTCAACCGCCTGGAAGCGAACCGCATGGCCGGTCTGGCGCGCCGGTTGTCGCGTCTTTATCGGGACGGCAGCGGCTGGGGCGGCATTCAGGAAGATCGGGCGTTGTGGGAGCGCCTCGACGGTGCACCACAGGCGGTGCGGCGCCCGGGCGCGGCGCGCGAAGGCGCCCCCGGTCTTTCGATCTTCGACGCCAGCGGCGCGTTGGTGGCGGGCAGCGCGTCGCCCAGGCCCGACGCCTTGCAGGCCGACATCGTCGTCGACGGAAAAGTGGTCGGCACGCTGTTCGGCATGCCGCTGCGGCAAGTGACCAATCAAGCCGATCTGCAGTTTCAGCAAGAGCAGACGCGCATGAACTGGGTGATCGCCTTCGGCGCTTTGCTGCTGGCAGGCGCGGCGGCGGTGCTGCTGTCGCGCGCGCTGCTGTCGCCGCTGCGTCGACTGGCCGATGCCACCGGCCGCCTGAGCGCGGGCGATTTCAGTGTGCAGGTGCCGGTGGACGGTGAAGACGAGATCGGCCAGCTCTCTCGAAGTTTCAATGGACTGGCCGAAACGCTGAACCGCAACGATCGCATGCGGCGCCAATTCATGGCCGACGTCACCCACGAGCTGCGCACGCCGCTGGCGGTGCTGCGCGCCGAGATCGAGCAGCTGGAAGACGGGCTGCGCGCGCCCACCGCCGACGCCCTGGGCTCGCTGCGCGCGGAGATGGACAAGCTGACCCGCCTGGTCGACGACATTCAGCAGCTGGCGTTGTCCGACGTGGGTGTGCTCCGTTATTTCCGCGAGCGGCTGGACGTGACGGCGCTGGTGACGGAGGCGATCGAGAGCTGGGCGCCCCGGCTGGCCGCGCATCACCTGACGTTGCGCCTGGCCGCGGGGGGCGACGGGCCGGCGGCCCGGCTATTGATCGATGGGGATCCGGCGCGGCTCGAACAGGTGCTGGGCAATCTGCTGGAAAACGCCGAGCGTTACGTCCCCGCCGGTGGTCAGGTGGTGGTGCGCTGCGGGCGCGACGGTGACCGCGCCTTGATCGAGATCGACGACAGCGGCAAGAGCGTCAGCGACGCGGCGCTGGCCCGGCTTTTCGAACGTTTCTATCGTGAAGAGGCGTCGCGCAGCCGCACCACCGGCGGCGCCGGCCTGGGCTTGGCCATCTGCCGCACCATCGTCGAGGCGCACAGCGGAACCATCGTGGCCGCGCGTTCGACGCTGGGTGGGTTGCGGATCGAGATCCGGTTGCCGCTGGTCAGCGAGGTGCGCGGGTGA
- a CDS encoding response regulator — MAAASAHVLVVEDEPKLRAVLVNYLQAAGYECTAMSDGAAALAALQARQFDLVLLDWMLPGMDGLALCQTVRRSGPTPIIMVTARVDEADRLIGLEAGADDYVCKPFSPREVVARVKALLRRARLGAPSAAPPPVRLRIDDAAHRVLLDGRELRLTHVEFRLISALAHAPGTVWSRDKLLRALYEEYRVVTDRTVDTHVKNVRRKLQEASPGDEIIASVYGVGYRMDLAALEIALGKGA; from the coding sequence CTGGCGGCTGCCTCTGCCCACGTGCTGGTCGTCGAGGACGAACCGAAGCTGCGTGCGGTGCTGGTCAATTATCTGCAAGCGGCGGGCTACGAATGCACGGCGATGAGCGACGGAGCAGCGGCACTGGCGGCGCTGCAAGCGCGGCAATTCGACCTGGTCCTTCTCGATTGGATGTTGCCGGGTATGGACGGGCTGGCCCTGTGCCAGACCGTGCGCCGCAGTGGTCCGACGCCGATCATCATGGTCACCGCCCGGGTGGACGAAGCGGATCGTCTGATTGGCCTCGAAGCCGGCGCGGACGACTATGTGTGCAAGCCATTCAGCCCGCGCGAGGTGGTGGCCCGGGTCAAGGCGCTGTTGCGCCGCGCCCGCCTCGGCGCACCGTCGGCGGCGCCGCCGCCGGTCAGGCTGCGCATCGACGATGCCGCTCATCGCGTGCTGCTGGACGGGCGCGAGCTGCGTTTGACCCACGTCGAGTTCCGTCTGATCAGCGCACTGGCGCACGCGCCGGGCACAGTGTGGTCGCGCGACAAGTTGTTGCGCGCTCTTTATGAAGAATATCGGGTGGTCACCGATCGAACCGTGGACACACACGTCAAGAATGTTCGACGCAAGCTGCAAGAGGCCTCTCCCGGCGACGAGATCATCGCCTCTGTCTACGGCGTCGGCTATCGCATGGATCTCGCCGCTCTCGAGATCGCGCTTGGCAAGGGTGCCTGA
- a CDS encoding fibro-slime domain-containing protein — MTPGSGGKASGGGAGSGGAGGTTVGGFVNADAGGYKLGPAVTGDPTAGGVTAPGQDPNAMNCNQLLGIVRDFKGLAEPGGHPDFEHFQGDDVTPNLVGPTLGADHKPVYASQCEGGAAMTDVTCPYGQQTTSKMDFDQWYRPADGVNKQFFLYLMFDKLASGVATFQSSHFFPLDGQGWGNSGEDTDGNLHNFGFTTEVHTTFKYGGGETFTFTGDDDLWVFINNMLAIDLGGLHPKASKTIDLDMQAATLGITKGGSYPLDLFHAERHTDASNFRVDTNFVFVNCGVIVP; from the coding sequence GTGACGCCGGGCTCAGGCGGCAAGGCGAGCGGCGGTGGCGCGGGGTCCGGCGGCGCGGGTGGTACCACCGTGGGTGGATTCGTGAACGCCGATGCCGGCGGCTACAAGCTAGGTCCAGCGGTGACGGGCGATCCAACCGCGGGCGGGGTGACCGCGCCGGGGCAGGATCCGAACGCCATGAACTGCAATCAGCTCCTCGGCATTGTGCGCGATTTCAAAGGTCTCGCCGAGCCGGGCGGCCACCCTGACTTTGAGCACTTCCAGGGTGACGACGTGACGCCCAATCTGGTCGGCCCCACTTTGGGAGCCGATCACAAACCGGTCTACGCCTCGCAATGCGAGGGGGGCGCCGCCATGACCGACGTCACCTGTCCCTACGGCCAGCAAACCACCAGCAAGATGGACTTCGACCAGTGGTATCGGCCCGCCGACGGCGTCAACAAACAGTTCTTCTTGTATCTGATGTTCGACAAGCTGGCGTCCGGCGTGGCCACCTTTCAAAGCTCGCACTTTTTCCCGCTGGACGGGCAAGGGTGGGGCAACTCCGGCGAAGACACCGACGGCAACCTGCACAACTTCGGCTTCACCACCGAAGTGCACACCACGTTCAAGTACGGCGGCGGCGAGACCTTCACGTTCACCGGCGACGACGATCTGTGGGTCTTCATCAACAACATGCTGGCCATCGACCTTGGCGGCCTGCACCCGAAGGCCAGCAAGACCATCGATCTGGACATGCAGGCGGCTACTTTGGGAATCACCAAGGGCGGCAGCTATCCGCTGGACCTGTTTCACGCCGAGCGCCACACTGACGCCTCGAATTTCCGCGTCGACACGAACTTTGTTTTCGTCAATTGCGGCGTGATCGTTCCTTAG
- a CDS encoding PEGA domain-containing protein, translated as MAALLAPGVAGAATKEDLLRDAAALQRRGDDAHAVIALEQAFATSGDAMIKYDIGRAYERLKRPAEAFVAFGVFLDKATAAPDLYRQDATKRRLELRRHLIEIEIHCAVPGAHVMLDNRDLGQTPLDGPAVATTGAHQLHVEKSGYLDFDATVAEGDHTVNVPLVARRPAVAEISPPPMAPPPQTTARPPSAVETSAADVTLREPVGAVAANPTSAIEVMAGGVFWTAKEAVSSVTPGLTISGGHTVANIGSARLRLGGKLSVTEISERSTTTFWSLLIGSALRRDLGQRLTVYGGVDVGLLLLAGLQPDSQLLYPDTVSEVKSPGLLALEIRPSVGVEYALSPRWALVLGPQLVWNPRPTTFFAYQTLLRVDVSAGASVRF; from the coding sequence ATGGCTGCCCTGCTGGCGCCGGGCGTGGCGGGTGCGGCAACGAAAGAGGATCTGCTGCGCGATGCCGCCGCTTTGCAACGACGAGGCGACGACGCCCACGCGGTGATCGCCTTGGAACAAGCGTTCGCCACCAGCGGCGACGCGATGATCAAGTACGACATCGGCCGCGCTTACGAGCGGCTCAAGCGCCCGGCCGAGGCGTTCGTTGCGTTCGGCGTCTTCCTGGACAAGGCCACCGCCGCCCCCGACCTTTACCGCCAGGATGCCACCAAGCGACGGCTGGAGCTGCGCCGCCACCTGATCGAGATCGAGATCCATTGTGCTGTCCCGGGCGCGCACGTCATGCTGGACAACCGCGATCTCGGGCAGACGCCGCTTGATGGTCCGGCGGTGGCGACCACCGGGGCCCATCAGCTTCACGTCGAGAAATCCGGCTACCTGGACTTCGACGCCACCGTCGCCGAAGGCGATCACACCGTCAACGTCCCGCTTGTCGCCCGCCGCCCCGCCGTCGCCGAAATCAGCCCGCCGCCGATGGCTCCCCCACCGCAAACCACGGCGCGCCCGCCGTCAGCGGTCGAGACCAGCGCGGCCGACGTGACCCTGCGCGAACCGGTCGGGGCCGTCGCCGCGAACCCAACCTCCGCGATCGAAGTGATGGCCGGCGGCGTCTTCTGGACCGCGAAAGAGGCGGTATCCAGCGTCACACCGGGCCTGACCATCAGCGGCGGCCACACCGTCGCCAACATCGGGAGCGCCCGTCTCCGCCTGGGCGGCAAGTTGAGCGTCACGGAGATCAGCGAACGGTCGACCACGACCTTCTGGTCGCTGTTGATCGGAAGCGCTCTCCGGCGCGACCTTGGTCAGCGCCTGACGGTCTATGGCGGCGTCGACGTCGGTCTGTTGTTGCTGGCGGGCCTGCAGCCCGACTCGCAACTTCTGTATCCAGACACAGTCAGCGAAGTGAAGTCGCCCGGCTTGTTGGCGTTGGAAATCCGCCCCAGTGTCGGCGTCGAATACGCGCTCTCTCCTCGTTGGGCGCTGGTCCTCGGACCGCAGCTGGTCTGGAATCCCCGACCCACCACCTTCTTCGCCTATCAAACCTTGCTCCGCGTCGACGTCAGCGCCGGCGCCAGCGTTCGATTCTAG